In a genomic window of Epinephelus fuscoguttatus linkage group LG23, E.fuscoguttatus.final_Chr_v1:
- the LOC125883380 gene encoding uncharacterized protein LOC125883380, translating into MRVVQSTGAREVGKGVLMAENVRSPFDYREPPTLDSDGDGSKPPPPRGRVCGRKRKGTPVKVCDRAYVTEDEEEESMSEHSYSPGDGQYPEGAEDRLPPPGSPYYLPDPTQLCVPELGEEGASGVRGPVLFHPPPNCRIREVHCGTQVRLVVIAIRDIAKGEEITVDYSLTDWGENAMEEEAGPHPLSLSVSDYLTPSWSLSPSSSPLTHSEPSDSDREEDEEEEDDDDDDDDEEEEIEEIRGRMLRRRKKRKLPAAVNSKKKSTPTSSRGPGRPCSSFSRPAPVAPPARSQSQPPVSGLTTPTTNINNNININIGSSSGTTVSRRQHCPYCGRHYRSLARHLEKHHANQPEVRTAMELAHMHSSSNGSASHPHPSSSSASAAHSHSFAVPQPSASNPSPPSLFSRERESPATRSSTGAVSFSLSLSPPPSAQPAATKKGPSLPLPSTKRPAPPMVARVKSPSPPPPSTPRRGRRMKREKHEEQQKVEVESSRSQEELVPPPTPEPDIDPDEDLELSGDGEEDAPEEKNGEIVSTQRHHMSPLLSSLSCLVLYLRRQQHSSFLSLTRSPHSAEAWRLLCHSSLSLLILYNRHRECEVAKLTVQDYRNRVTPVANSSNSSPSGMEALLSPFERQVLCNLPRAGVLGKRGRIQPLILLPHCESCLDLLLQTSPNVGVDPESPYVFSRPYHSPATPLRGTDLLRNLARSSGAKNPGALTATRVRRQVAILTQLLLLEEGEGQGGATKRLEDFLEREYHVTQNCSAIIRDPALMGRVGRVVLYGEKEGVLFRGMSLQHICLELDVMSGNSADSFSEDSEAEEEKEEVKEKAEVMVKKKGPGRPPRKKRAPIPTPVSPSIANVHKRRCIPPKSGKRGVLKRPWSEAERVAVETHLKRNLMELRVPAKADCERCLELCPLLVSNQRDWRAIKFYVHNRIQLLKKQGRRESAAAVC; encoded by the exons ATGCGCGTTGTGCAATCTACCGGAGCGCGAGAGGTAGGGAAGGGAGTCCTAATGGCGGAGAATGTACGGTCGCCTTTTGACTACCGGGAGCCACCGACCCTCGACAGCGACGGGGATGGGAGCAAACCGCCGCCGCCACGGGG gcGAGTGTGTGGGAGAAAAAGGAAGGGGACACCTGTGAAGGTGTGTGACCGAGCGTATGTAacagaagatgaggaggaggagagcatgTCAGAACACAGCTACAGCcctg GTGACGGGCAGTACCCAGAGGGTGCAGAGGACCGCCTCCCTCCACCTGGCAGTCCCTACTACCTGCCTGATCCCACCCAGCTCTG TGTGCCAGAGTTGGGGGAGGAGGGAGCGAGCGGTGTTCGGGGACCCGTCCTTTTCCATCCGCCACCCAACTGCCGGATTCGagaagtgcactgtgggacCCAGGTGCGCTTGGTTGTCATAGCAATCCGAGACATCGCCAAAGGGGAGGAGATCACAGTGGACTACAGCCTGACGGACTGGGGCGAGAATGCAATG GAGGAAGAGGCCGGCCCCCACCCACTGTCCCTCTCTGTTTCTGATTACCTTACCCCCTCCTGGTCATTGTCACCCTCATCCTCCCCACTCACCCACTCTGAGCCCAGTGACTCAGACCGCGAGGAGgacgaagaggaggaagacgatgatgatgatgacgacgatgaagaagaggaaattGAGGAGATAAGGGGCCGAATGCTTCGCCGCCGGAAGAAGCGCAAGCTGCCCGCAGCAGTCAATTCCAAGAAGAAGAGCACACCCACCTCCTCCAGAGGCCCTGGGCGCCCCTGCTCATCCTTTTCCCGCCCGGCCCCTGTAGCACCCCCTGCCAGATCCCAGTCCCAGCCCCCAGTCAGCGGCCTGACAACCCCGACCaccaacatcaacaacaatatTAACATAAACATTGGCAGCTCTAGCGGCACCACAGTGAGCCGGCGGCAGCACTGCCCGTACTGTGGCCGCCACTATCGCTCTCTGGCACGCCACCTGGAGAAGCACCATGCCAATCAGCCAGAGGTCAGGACAGCCATGGAGCTGGCACACATGCACAGCTCTTCAAATGGCAGTGCCTCGCACCCTCACCCCTCATCGTCCTCCGCCTCGGCAGCTCACAGTCATTCCTTCGCTGTCCCTCAGCCCTCGGCCTCCAACCCTTCTCCACCTTCTCTCTTCTCCAGGGAGAGGGAATCTCCAGCTACACGCTCGAGCACAGGCGccgtctctttctccctctcgcTTTCGCCGCCGCCTTCTGCTCAGCCTGCAGCCACCAAGAAGGGGCCTAGCTTACCACTGCCTAGCACAAAACGCCCCGCGCCCCCGATGGTGGCACGAGTCAAGAGTCCATCACCGCCTCCCCCGTCTACTCCCAGAAGGGGTCGGCGGATGAAGAGAGAAAAGCATGAAGAGCAGCAAAAGGTGGAAGTGGAGAGCTCAAGAAGCCAAGAGGAGCTGGTTCCACCTCCTACTCCAGAGCCAGACATCGATCCAGATGAAGATCTGGAGCTGAGTGGAGACGGAGAGGAAGACGCACCAGAGGAGAAGAATGGAGAGATTGTAAG CACACAGAGACATCACATGTCTCCGctgctctcctccctctcctgttTGGTCCTCTACCTCCGTCGCCAGCAGcactcctccttcctctctctaaCCCGTTCTCCTCACTCCGCCGAGGCCTGGCGCCTGCTCTGCCATTCCAGCCTCTCCCTTCTCATCCTCTACAACCGCCACCGGGAATGCGAGGTGGCCAAGCTCACTGTCCAGGACTACCGCAACCGTGTCACCCCTGTGGCCAACTCCAGCAACAGCTCCCCCTCTGGCATGGAAGCCCTGCTGTCCCCCTTTGAGCGCCAGGTCCTCTGTAACCTTCCCCGGGCTGGTGTTTTGGGCAAGCGTGGTCGCATCCAGCCGCTAATTCTCCTGCCACACTGTGAGTCCTGCCTGGACCTGCTCCTTCAAACCAGCCCTAATGTGGGCGTGGACCCAGAAAGCCCCTATGTCTTCTCCCGGCCCTACCACTCTCCTGCTACACCGCTAAGGGGCACGGACCTTCTGAGAAACCTGGCACGATCTAGCGGGGCCAAGAACCCTGGTGCACTGACAGCAACGCGTGTGCGGCGGCAGGTAGCAATACTTACTCAACTGCTACTATTAGAGGAGGGTGAGGGCCAGGGGGGAGCCACCAAACGGCTGGAGGACTTCCTGGAACGAGAGTACCACGTGACCCAGAACTGCTCCGCTATCATACGGGATCCAGCACTGATGGGTCGTGTGGGTCGTGTTGTTCTTTATGGAGAGAAGGAGGGCGTGCTTTTCAGAGGGATGAGCCTGCAGCACATCTGCCTCGAGTTGGATG TCATGTCTGGCAACTCAGCAGACTCCTTCTCAGAAGATTCCGAggcagaggaagaaaaggaggaagtTAAGGAGAAAGCTGAGGTGATGGTGAAGAAGAAAGGACCAGGGCGACCACCACGGAAGAAGAGAGCGCCCATTCCCACTCCAGTCAGCCCATCAATAGCCAATGTTCATAAGAGAAGATGCATTCCACCCAAATCAG GGAAGCGTGGCGTGCTGAAGCGCCCCTGGTCAGAGGCCGAGCGTGTAGCAGTGGAGACTCACCTGAAGAGAAACCTCATGGAGCTGCGAGTCCCCGCGAAGGCAGACTGTGAGCGCTGCCTCGaactctgccctctgctggtgaGCAACCAGCGAGACTGGAGGGCTATCAAGTTTTACGTCCACAACCGCATCCAGCTGCTGAAGAAGCAGGGGAGGAGGGAAAGTGCCGCCGCGGTCTGCTAG